In Oryza brachyantha chromosome 1, ObraRS2, whole genome shotgun sequence, the following are encoded in one genomic region:
- the LOC102706350 gene encoding ubiquitin-like domain-containing CTD phosphatase, whose amino-acid sequence MTLVAKWKGQDYTVQVVGDDTLGELKRRICEVTGVLPKRQKLLYPKFKLMECEDSGLISSIPFKPGVKINMIGTVEDEIFMDQEDDPVILDDYEIGQNDATAIKDKDVYKQKLKRRASQYKIVVACYCTKHYELEVDEPICSYGSLS is encoded by the exons ATGACGCTGGTGGCGAAGTGGAAAGGGCAGGACTACACGGTGCAGGTGGTCGGGGACGACACGCTTGGGGAGCTGAAGCGCCGCATCTGCGAGGTCACGGGGGTGCTCCCCAAGCGGCAGAAGCTGCTCTACCCCAAGTTCAAGCTCATGGAGTGCGAGGACTCCGGCCTCATATCCTCCATCCCCTTCAAGCCCGGCGTTAAGATCAACATGATCGG TACGGTTgaagatgaaatatttatgGACCAAGAAGATGATCCAGTTATACTCGATGACTATGAAATAGGACAGAATGATGCTACTGCTATTAAGGATAAAGATGTCTACAAGCAAAAGCTGAAACGGCGTGCAAGTCAATATAAG ATTGTTGTAGCATGCTACTGTACCAAGCACTATGAGCTTGAAGTTGATGAGCCAATCTGTAGCTATGGATCTCTTAGCTGA